The following proteins are encoded in a genomic region of Micromonospora olivasterospora:
- a CDS encoding IS982 family transposase, translating into MHVDLETLATALYVKIDDELKARPDLRPARPVTGFTPVLSDAELITMAVMQSLLNIRSERRWVRYLAKNLRALFPVQLSQPGYNKRLRAALPLIQHFIRALAFDTDFWFDNHWILDSTPVECGRSRPTVQRSDAAGWATYGYCASHSRFFWGLRLYLICTPTGLPIMWALADAKIGEREVVEYMLDREPALLAGRPGLLLITDKGFAAKRFEQDLADRGVTLLRPNRKKEKQRPGQGLLKAVRQLIESVNDTLKGQLDLELHGGRTFEGIATRVAQRLLALTAAIWHNHKTGQPVTRSLIAYDH; encoded by the coding sequence GTGCACGTCGATCTGGAGACCCTCGCTACCGCACTGTACGTGAAGATCGATGACGAGTTGAAAGCCCGCCCTGATCTACGTCCGGCCCGCCCGGTGACCGGGTTCACCCCAGTACTGTCGGACGCCGAACTGATCACGATGGCGGTCATGCAGTCGCTGCTGAACATCCGCTCCGAACGCCGGTGGGTCCGCTACCTGGCGAAGAACCTACGCGCGTTGTTCCCGGTCCAGCTGTCCCAGCCCGGCTACAACAAGCGACTGCGGGCCGCCCTGCCGCTGATCCAGCACTTCATCCGAGCATTGGCCTTCGACACCGATTTCTGGTTCGACAACCACTGGATCCTGGACTCCACCCCGGTCGAGTGCGGCCGGTCGAGGCCCACCGTGCAACGCTCGGACGCCGCCGGCTGGGCCACCTACGGCTACTGCGCGTCACACTCACGGTTCTTCTGGGGACTGCGCCTGTACCTGATCTGCACCCCGACCGGCCTGCCCATCATGTGGGCCCTGGCTGATGCGAAGATCGGCGAACGCGAGGTCGTGGAGTACATGCTCGACCGCGAGCCCGCCCTGCTCGCCGGCCGGCCCGGGCTGCTGCTGATCACCGACAAGGGCTTCGCCGCGAAACGCTTCGAGCAGGACCTGGCCGACCGCGGTGTCACCCTGCTACGACCCAACCGCAAGAAGGAGAAGCAACGCCCCGGCCAGGGCCTCCTGAAGGCCGTCCGCCAACTGATCGAGTCGGTCAACGACACTCTCAAGGGCCAACTCGACCTGGAACTACACGGCGGCCGTACCTTCGAAGGCATCGCGACCCGCGTTGCTCAACGCCTGCTCGCCCTGACCGCCGCCATCTGGCACAACCACAAGACCGGCCAGCCCGTCACCCGCAGCCTCATCGCCTACGACCACTGA
- a CDS encoding pyridoxal phosphate-dependent aminotransferase: MRQAQRLKSVRYDIRGPVLRRAQELEAAGHRILKLNLGNPAPWGLATPEPIVADVVQNIVAAQGYSDARGIYSARVAVAQHYQTLGVPGVQPDDVLLGNGVSELIVMVLQALLDTGDEVLVPSPDYPLWTGAVNLCSGRAVHYRCDESAGWAPDLEHMASKITDRTRALVVINPNNPTGAVYPREMLLGMIELARKHDLLIFADEIYDKIVYDGSTHHTLAALAPDVPVVSMGGLSKAYRAAGFRSGWLATSGFSGSDSDYLDGLQLLANMRVCPNVPAQHAIQTALGGYQSIEELTRPGGRLLKQRDHAWQSLVDIPGVDCVKPAGALYLFARLDPQVHKIHDDERLVIDLLEQQHLLISHGTGFNLDTPDHLRLVFLAATDVLDDAVARIRTFLSTYRQ, from the coding sequence ATGCGGCAGGCGCAGCGGCTGAAGAGTGTCCGGTACGACATCCGCGGCCCGGTGTTGCGCCGGGCGCAGGAACTGGAGGCTGCCGGGCACCGGATCCTCAAGCTGAACCTGGGCAACCCGGCGCCGTGGGGGCTGGCCACACCGGAGCCGATCGTCGCCGACGTCGTGCAGAACATCGTGGCCGCTCAGGGGTACAGCGACGCGCGAGGCATCTACTCCGCCCGCGTCGCGGTGGCCCAGCACTACCAGACTCTCGGCGTGCCCGGCGTGCAGCCGGACGACGTGCTGCTCGGCAACGGGGTCTCCGAGCTGATCGTGATGGTGCTCCAGGCGCTGCTGGACACGGGCGACGAGGTGCTGGTGCCGAGCCCGGACTACCCGCTCTGGACCGGCGCGGTGAACCTGTGCAGCGGTCGCGCGGTGCACTACCGCTGTGACGAGAGCGCGGGCTGGGCGCCGGACCTGGAGCACATGGCGTCGAAGATCACCGACCGCACCCGCGCGCTCGTGGTGATCAACCCGAACAACCCGACCGGCGCGGTCTACCCCCGAGAGATGCTGCTCGGCATGATCGAACTTGCCCGCAAGCACGATTTGCTGATCTTCGCCGACGAGATCTACGACAAGATTGTGTACGACGGATCGACACACCACACGCTCGCCGCCCTCGCGCCGGACGTGCCGGTGGTCAGCATGGGCGGCCTGTCCAAGGCCTACCGGGCTGCGGGCTTCCGCTCCGGCTGGCTCGCCACCAGCGGCTTCAGCGGCAGCGACTCGGACTACCTGGACGGGCTGCAGCTGCTCGCCAACATGCGCGTCTGCCCGAACGTGCCGGCCCAGCACGCCATCCAGACCGCGCTCGGCGGCTACCAGAGCATCGAGGAGCTGACCCGCCCCGGAGGCCGCCTGCTGAAGCAGCGCGACCACGCCTGGCAGTCCCTCGTCGACATCCCCGGCGTCGACTGCGTCAAGCCGGCCGGCGCCCTCTACCTGTTCGCCCGTCTCGACCCCCAAGTCCACAAAATCCACGACGACGAGCGCCTGGTGATCGACCTCTTGGAGCAGCAGCACCTCCTGATCTCCCACGGCACCGGCTTCAACCTCGACACACCAGACCACCTCCGCCTGGTCTTCCTGGCCGCCACGGACGTCCTCGACGACGCCGTCGCCCGGATCCGCACCTTCCTCTCCACCTACCGCCAGTAG
- a CDS encoding IS701 family transposase — protein sequence MTPEQVEKVRPRLVEFTAAMLDGAVRRSDQRVKGELYMRGLLTDGARKSMQPMAERLGVDHQQLQQFITSSTWDYTAVRANVARWAVDAIDPAAYVIDDSGFPKDGTASPCVARQYSGTLGKTGNCQIGVSVQAVTDTASVAANWRLFCPRSWDDTMVADPDRAAAVRARRGRARLPDDVRHREKWRLALDMLDQMIDLWGLPRLPVAADSGYGDCTLFRLGLAERGLRYVVQVDPTATAHPADAVPVTAAYSGRGRPPRPAYPDPPVTLKDLVLAAGRGTARQVTWRRGSRRSTTNPTAAMRSHFLRLRIRPANRDIPRGGDGSLPECWLIAEWPPDADEPVKYRLSNMQPRTSPKTLVRLGKIRWRVEHDYRELKTGLGIDHFEGRSFTGWHRHVTLTVLAQAFCTLLRLDPKADAPA from the coding sequence GTGACTCCGGAGCAGGTCGAGAAGGTGCGTCCGCGGCTGGTCGAGTTCACCGCGGCGATGTTGGATGGTGCGGTTCGGCGTTCGGATCAGCGGGTCAAGGGCGAGTTGTACATGCGTGGCCTGCTCACCGATGGGGCGCGGAAGTCGATGCAGCCGATGGCGGAACGCCTCGGCGTCGATCATCAGCAGTTGCAGCAGTTCATCACGTCCTCGACGTGGGACTACACGGCGGTGCGGGCGAACGTGGCACGGTGGGCGGTCGACGCGATCGACCCGGCCGCGTACGTGATCGACGACTCGGGCTTCCCGAAGGACGGCACCGCCTCGCCGTGTGTGGCCCGCCAGTACTCGGGCACCCTGGGCAAGACCGGCAACTGTCAGATCGGGGTAAGCGTCCAGGCGGTCACCGACACCGCGTCGGTGGCCGCGAACTGGCGGTTGTTCTGTCCGCGATCGTGGGACGACACCATGGTCGCCGATCCCGACCGGGCCGCGGCGGTGCGGGCTCGGCGGGGCCGGGCCCGCCTGCCCGACGATGTGCGGCACCGGGAGAAATGGCGCCTCGCGCTGGACATGCTCGACCAGATGATCGACCTGTGGGGGCTGCCGAGACTGCCGGTGGCCGCGGACTCCGGCTACGGCGACTGCACCCTGTTCCGGCTCGGCCTGGCCGAACGTGGCCTGCGCTACGTGGTCCAGGTCGACCCGACCGCCACCGCCCACCCCGCCGACGCGGTCCCGGTCACCGCGGCCTACTCCGGACGGGGCCGCCCACCCCGCCCGGCCTACCCCGACCCGCCGGTCACCCTCAAGGACCTGGTCCTGGCCGCGGGCCGCGGCACCGCACGGCAGGTCACCTGGCGGCGCGGCAGCCGGCGCAGCACAACGAACCCGACCGCGGCGATGCGTTCGCACTTCCTACGGCTACGCATCCGCCCCGCGAACCGGGACATCCCCCGCGGCGGCGACGGCAGCCTGCCCGAATGCTGGTTGATCGCCGAATGGCCACCCGACGCCGACGAGCCAGTCAAGTACCGGCTGTCCAACATGCAGCCACGCACATCACCCAAGACACTGGTCCGACTCGGAAAGATCCGCTGGCGGGTCGAACACGACTACCGCGAACTCAAGACAGGCCTGGGCATCGACCACTTCGAAGGCCGCAGCTTCACCGGCTGGCATCGCCACGTCACCCTCACCGTGCTCGCCCAAGCCTTCTGCACCCTGCTACGCCTGGACCCAAAAGCGGATGCGCCGGCCTGA
- the cyaB gene encoding class IV adenylate cyclase, protein MRYIEVEKKYSLPDAEVLKSRLVELGAKPAEPTRQIDAYYNAPHRDFLAPATMSEWLRVRTEDHGASINFKRWHPVDAVTKTHADEYETSVGDAEAVRLLLAALDFQPLVTVDKTRQAWTLSDVEIVFDHVVGAGDFVEFEFKGEAVDVVDATQRLDEFIASLDVALGQQVNKGYPHILLGRDH, encoded by the coding sequence GTGCGCTACATCGAGGTCGAGAAGAAGTACAGCCTGCCCGACGCCGAGGTTCTCAAGTCCAGGCTCGTCGAGCTCGGCGCGAAACCCGCTGAGCCCACCCGGCAGATCGACGCCTACTACAACGCGCCGCACCGTGACTTCCTCGCTCCCGCCACGATGTCCGAGTGGCTACGCGTTCGCACAGAGGACCACGGAGCGTCGATCAACTTCAAGCGTTGGCACCCCGTTGACGCTGTGACCAAGACCCACGCCGACGAGTACGAGACCTCCGTCGGGGACGCCGAGGCCGTCCGCTTGTTGCTGGCGGCCCTCGACTTCCAACCCCTGGTCACGGTCGACAAGACTCGCCAAGCGTGGACCCTGTCCGATGTCGAGATCGTCTTCGACCATGTGGTGGGCGCCGGTGACTTCGTCGAGTTTGAGTTCAAGGGCGAGGCCGTCGATGTCGTCGATGCCACCCAACGGCTGGATGAGTTCATCGCCTCTCTCGACGTCGCACTCGGTCAGCAGGTCAACAAGGGATACCCGCACATCCTTCTCGGCCGCGACCACTGA
- a CDS encoding B12-binding domain-containing radical SAM protein, with the protein MQLGIGLDDIVDRVRDGVEILGVSVTFGQHDLATQLLDAVAALDQPPLVVAGGSLTARNERILLDRYPNMLICRGAGEPTIADVLAHWHGDLRIGQIRGLGFRDISQAPTLMPINRSRRTATVANRSQTDMWPELDLLDRTFAHRGVAQLESSRGCTNYCSFCPRGHKGQWSAAQPDVLPWLLRQMSAVFDRHPNLNRTIYLVDEEFIGRGDDAVTRALQIADTLAQAGFSWETSCRVDQVVRPDRDRTWHLERGHLWRGLVDRKLRRCLFGVESGVTSILDRFHKETTSEQNALAIRTLTALGVPPRFTYITFDQLMTAAELRQTYTFQGRTDLLLRPQPDLSVAEIIDGVRDERWVAAHTTGRPFYTSISYMLVGMECLIGSAYSRRAEAAGLTGQPDPAMGRVEARYADWRIGVLAYRSQLWIDRNFALDYTLKSLEKTLSGAPYAMVRDLRRLLKNAAYQLLGTMLDELVRTDPTAADHGDLDARCQAAADVLLAQLRSDLEPVVATVGAGLPADRRDILRYEHQRWIAARSWQLINATDPCGT; encoded by the coding sequence ATGCAACTCGGCATCGGGTTGGACGACATCGTCGACCGGGTCCGCGACGGAGTCGAGATACTCGGTGTGTCCGTGACTTTCGGCCAGCATGACCTGGCCACCCAGCTGTTGGATGCCGTTGCCGCCCTCGACCAGCCCCCACTGGTTGTCGCCGGCGGCTCGCTGACCGCCCGCAACGAGCGCATCCTCCTGGACCGGTATCCGAACATGCTCATCTGCCGAGGGGCGGGAGAACCCACTATTGCCGACGTACTGGCTCATTGGCACGGTGACCTGCGAATTGGGCAGATTCGGGGCCTCGGCTTTCGGGACATCTCGCAGGCCCCGACCTTGATGCCGATCAACCGCTCCCGCCGGACCGCGACGGTGGCGAACCGGTCGCAGACCGACATGTGGCCGGAGCTGGATCTACTCGATCGCACCTTCGCCCACCGAGGTGTCGCGCAACTGGAGTCGTCACGGGGCTGCACCAACTACTGCTCGTTCTGCCCCCGCGGCCACAAGGGGCAATGGTCCGCGGCGCAACCTGATGTGCTGCCCTGGCTCCTGCGTCAGATGAGTGCGGTGTTCGACCGGCATCCGAACCTGAACAGGACGATCTACCTGGTCGACGAGGAGTTCATCGGACGTGGCGACGACGCGGTCACCCGGGCCCTGCAGATCGCGGACACCCTCGCCCAGGCGGGCTTCAGCTGGGAGACGAGCTGCCGGGTCGACCAGGTCGTACGGCCCGACCGGGACCGCACCTGGCACCTCGAACGAGGCCACCTGTGGCGCGGCCTGGTCGACCGGAAACTGCGCCGCTGCCTGTTCGGCGTCGAGTCCGGGGTGACCTCGATCCTGGACCGCTTCCACAAGGAGACCACCAGCGAGCAGAACGCCCTGGCCATTCGCACCCTCACCGCGCTGGGAGTACCACCACGATTCACCTACATCACCTTCGACCAGCTGATGACCGCCGCCGAGCTGCGCCAGACGTACACCTTCCAGGGCCGCACCGACCTGCTGCTGCGGCCCCAGCCCGACCTGAGCGTGGCCGAGATCATCGACGGGGTGCGCGACGAGCGGTGGGTGGCCGCCCACACCACCGGGCGTCCCTTCTACACCAGCATTAGCTACATGCTTGTCGGCATGGAATGCCTGATCGGGTCGGCCTACAGCCGCCGCGCCGAAGCGGCCGGGCTCACCGGGCAGCCGGACCCGGCGATGGGACGGGTCGAGGCCCGCTACGCCGACTGGCGCATCGGCGTGCTCGCTTACCGCTCACAGCTGTGGATCGACCGGAACTTCGCGCTGGACTACACCCTCAAGTCCTTGGAGAAGACCCTCAGCGGCGCCCCCTACGCCATGGTCCGCGACCTGCGCCGGTTGCTGAAGAACGCCGCCTACCAGTTACTCGGCACGATGCTCGACGAACTCGTCCGTACCGACCCGACCGCCGCAGACCACGGCGACCTCGATGCGCGATGCCAGGCGGCAGCCGATGTCCTTCTTGCACAGCTGCGCAGCGACCTGGAACCGGTCGTCGCCACGGTCGGCGCGGGCCTGCCAGCGGACCGCCGGGACATCCTGCGGTACGAACACCAACGGTGGATTGCCGCCCGCAGCTGGCAGCTGATCAACGCAACCGACCCGTGCGGCACCTGA
- a CDS encoding phosphotransferase family protein yields MFVEARTRPVLAEVCRRLGYCGSDAILLRHHSNAVYAVDDVVIKIAPGDLGVERVRAVVAVVDWLTTRRFPTVELHPGLAQPLEVGGHAVTVWQRLDPAHRHPITVSELGTLLRDLHALPAPPMALPALRPIHGIVRSVARSEILTEKERALLTGQLEVLAAGWETMRFPRGTSLIQSDPQIRNALRRFDGTPVLADWDGAALGPREWDIATIAVHCRRFASPGPAAFADFTAAYGWDATSWPGFEELCQLRELQMIATNARKSRPGTEAADEVHHRIAGLVGDEAELRRWRIL; encoded by the coding sequence ATGTTCGTCGAGGCGCGCACCCGACCGGTGCTCGCCGAGGTCTGTCGTCGCCTGGGCTACTGCGGCTCTGACGCGATCCTGCTCCGGCACCACAGCAACGCCGTCTACGCCGTTGACGACGTGGTGATCAAGATCGCCCCCGGTGATCTTGGTGTCGAACGGGTGCGCGCCGTTGTAGCTGTGGTGGACTGGCTGACGACCCGACGGTTTCCCACGGTGGAACTTCATCCGGGCCTGGCCCAGCCATTAGAGGTGGGCGGGCACGCCGTCACGGTCTGGCAGCGCCTGGACCCAGCGCACCGTCACCCGATCACTGTCTCTGAACTCGGAACGCTTCTGCGTGACCTGCACGCCCTGCCCGCCCCGCCCATGGCGCTGCCCGCTCTGCGACCGATCCACGGCATCGTGCGATCCGTTGCCCGATCGGAGATCCTGACCGAGAAGGAGCGAGCTCTGCTGACGGGCCAGCTCGAGGTGCTGGCTGCGGGTTGGGAGACGATGCGGTTTCCCCGCGGTACGAGTCTGATCCAGTCCGACCCCCAGATCCGCAACGCGCTCCGGCGATTCGACGGTACGCCCGTGTTGGCTGACTGGGATGGAGCCGCCCTCGGGCCCCGGGAGTGGGACATCGCGACGATTGCCGTTCATTGCCGCCGGTTCGCCTCTCCCGGCCCGGCGGCCTTCGCTGACTTCACCGCCGCCTACGGCTGGGATGCCACCTCCTGGCCGGGATTCGAGGAGCTGTGTCAGCTCCGCGAACTGCAGATGATCGCGACCAACGCCCGCAAGTCCCGTCCTGGAACCGAGGCTGCCGACGAAGTGCACCACCGGATCGCGGGCCTCGTCGGCGACGAGGCAGAACTCCGTCGGTGGCGGATTCTCTGA
- a CDS encoding aldo/keto reductase encodes MPRRYLNGLNAEVSAIGAGCWTIGGPATNRGTPIGWDDVDPDAAFAGLVHALERGVTLFDTADVYGLGRSERLLGQLLRVSARQDLTISSKVGHFAGTARHAYHPVQMRAQLVTTLDNLGTDYIDIYFLHSSDFGPHDRYLPEAVELMRTWRTQGLIRAVGMRAPHRFAEEWAASDRPQAAETRRWLYLFDQVRPDVLASRYNLLSPLYADHETDIFRFAHRYGVGVLIKQVLGQGLFLHTGTRPDQRQFSPCDHRSTDPAFTPDNRRQLHARLAPLRDRYGHNHVSMARVCVQYALHHAPDAAILVGFRDASQIDTIIASLDHPLHADDITQIQGVLHANPDTY; translated from the coding sequence GTGCCGCGCCGTTACCTGAACGGCCTCAACGCCGAAGTCTCCGCGATCGGGGCCGGCTGCTGGACCATCGGCGGCCCCGCCACCAACCGGGGCACCCCCATCGGCTGGGACGACGTCGACCCTGACGCGGCCTTCGCCGGACTCGTTCACGCTCTCGAACGGGGCGTCACGCTCTTCGACACCGCTGACGTCTATGGCCTCGGCCGCTCCGAACGCCTTCTCGGTCAACTTCTCCGCGTCAGCGCACGCCAAGATTTGACCATCTCCAGCAAGGTCGGCCATTTCGCCGGCACCGCCCGCCACGCCTACCACCCCGTGCAGATGCGCGCACAACTGGTCACCACCCTGGACAACCTCGGCACCGACTACATCGACATCTACTTCCTCCACAGCAGCGACTTCGGGCCGCACGACCGCTACCTGCCCGAAGCGGTCGAGCTCATGCGCACCTGGCGTACCCAAGGCCTCATCCGCGCGGTCGGCATGCGCGCACCACACCGGTTCGCCGAAGAGTGGGCCGCCAGCGACCGGCCGCAGGCAGCCGAAACCCGCCGCTGGCTTTACCTGTTCGACCAGGTACGCCCCGACGTACTCGCCAGCCGCTATAACCTGTTGAGCCCGCTGTACGCCGATCATGAAACCGACATCTTCCGCTTCGCCCACCGTTACGGCGTCGGCGTCCTGATCAAACAGGTCCTCGGACAGGGCCTCTTCCTACACACAGGAACTCGCCCCGACCAGCGGCAGTTCAGCCCCTGCGACCACCGCAGCACCGACCCGGCCTTCACCCCGGACAACCGCCGGCAGCTACACGCTCGACTCGCACCCCTACGCGACCGATACGGGCATAATCACGTCTCCATGGCGCGCGTCTGCGTGCAGTACGCCCTGCACCACGCCCCCGACGCCGCGATACTCGTTGGCTTCCGCGACGCCAGCCAGATCGACACCATCATCGCCAGCCTCGACCACCCACTCCACGCCGACGACATCACCCAGATCCAAGGCGTGCTTCACGCCAACCCAGACACCTACTGA
- a CDS encoding pentapeptide repeat-containing protein, whose product MRTTMLGDVKILLPDLDPDDLDSVTDPADSLVEALVEGAPWRGTRFEDSSVRSSRITGADLSESTWEAGAIYGCEISRTDFSGATLTGITIERCAVTGARFTGTRLTDVRLKDVLFDGCRFDYATFQRVTAAGSVAFTDCTLANATWSSCRLPRVALRSCDLAGLDLDSCHLDGADLRGSRLQGLKTPLENLHGVTLGEDQLPDFTQLTVDALGLTVRND is encoded by the coding sequence ATGCGCACCACCATGCTCGGCGACGTGAAGATCCTGCTGCCGGATCTCGACCCGGACGATCTCGACAGCGTGACCGACCCGGCGGACAGTCTCGTCGAGGCCCTTGTCGAGGGCGCGCCCTGGCGCGGCACGCGGTTCGAGGACAGCAGCGTCCGCAGCAGCCGGATCACCGGCGCGGACCTCAGCGAGAGCACCTGGGAGGCCGGAGCGATCTACGGCTGCGAGATCAGCCGCACTGACTTCTCCGGCGCGACCCTGACCGGCATCACGATCGAGCGGTGCGCCGTCACCGGTGCACGGTTCACCGGCACCAGGCTCACCGATGTCCGCCTCAAGGACGTCCTGTTCGACGGCTGCCGTTTCGACTACGCCACCTTCCAGCGCGTCACCGCTGCTGGCTCGGTCGCCTTTACCGACTGCACCCTCGCCAATGCCACCTGGTCCTCCTGCCGGCTTCCTCGCGTAGCTCTGCGGTCATGCGACCTCGCTGGCCTGGACTTGGACTCGTGTCATCTCGACGGCGCCGACCTGCGGGGCAGCCGCCTCCAAGGGCTCAAGACACCCCTCGAGAATCTGCATGGCGTCACCCTCGGCGAGGACCAACTTCCCGACTTCACCCAGTTGACGGTCGACGCCCTGGGCCTGACTGTGCGCAACGACTGA
- a CDS encoding IS4 family transposase → MPDHSALSRTVAAITRTVRVAAGVFAPGHLGELTSIVPFELVDAVLAETGTVQARLRNLPSRVGVYFVLAMCLFPEVGYRRVWAKMIAGLVGLVVVVPSGKGLRDLRRRVGPAPVKALFEVLAGPLAQPHTPGVRFGRYRTVSFDGCTSQRTADTARNRAWLGKRTGNGYPAVELMTLVETGTRGMLGAVFGPTAEGETSYASKLLHLLDAGMLVLWDKGFDSNMFLTAVAGTGAQFLGRLRGNRRLPVLARLDDGSYLSVLNHVPVRVIDATVTVTCADATTYTGVYRLVTSLRDPRRHPAHRLVELYHQRWEHESAYYALRHTILHGRILRSGDPTGIQQELWALLTVYQALRTAMVHATETRPGTDPDRASFTIALHTAREQLTNAADVLPENTDLTGAIGRAVLAELLPPRRARTSTRRVKSPLSRYAKHPPGRPTTNQKITNLAITIHDDTTEPLPPPTPSPPRKPRKPRLTAAATP, encoded by the coding sequence TTGCCGGATCATTCTGCCCTGTCCCGCACTGTGGCCGCCATCACCCGCACTGTCCGGGTCGCGGCGGGAGTGTTCGCCCCGGGCCATCTCGGGGAACTCACCTCGATCGTGCCCTTTGAACTCGTCGATGCGGTGCTGGCCGAGACCGGTACGGTGCAGGCAAGACTACGGAACCTGCCGTCCCGGGTCGGGGTGTACTTCGTGCTGGCGATGTGCCTGTTCCCGGAGGTCGGCTACCGGCGGGTCTGGGCCAAGATGATCGCCGGGCTGGTGGGGCTGGTCGTGGTCGTCCCATCGGGTAAAGGGCTACGTGACCTGCGCCGCCGCGTCGGTCCCGCTCCGGTGAAGGCCCTCTTCGAGGTCCTCGCCGGGCCTCTCGCGCAGCCACACACTCCCGGGGTGCGGTTCGGCCGCTATCGCACGGTGTCCTTCGACGGTTGTACCTCCCAACGCACCGCCGACACCGCCCGCAACCGTGCCTGGCTCGGCAAACGCACCGGAAACGGCTACCCGGCGGTGGAGTTGATGACGCTGGTCGAGACCGGCACCCGCGGCATGCTCGGTGCGGTGTTCGGACCGACCGCCGAGGGCGAGACCAGCTACGCCAGCAAACTGCTGCATCTGCTGGATGCCGGCATGCTCGTGCTGTGGGACAAGGGCTTCGACTCCAACATGTTCCTGACCGCGGTCGCCGGCACCGGCGCCCAATTCCTGGGCCGGCTGCGCGGCAACCGCCGCCTGCCGGTCCTGGCCCGCCTCGACGACGGCTCATACCTGAGCGTCCTCAACCACGTCCCCGTCCGGGTCATCGACGCCACCGTCACCGTCACCTGCGCCGACGCCACCACCTACACCGGCGTCTACCGCCTCGTCACCTCCCTGCGCGACCCCCGCCGGCACCCGGCACACCGCCTGGTCGAGCTCTATCACCAGCGCTGGGAACACGAATCGGCGTACTACGCCCTGCGCCACACCATCCTGCACGGACGAATCCTGCGCTCCGGCGACCCGACCGGCATCCAGCAGGAACTGTGGGCACTGCTGACCGTCTACCAGGCGCTGCGCACCGCGATGGTCCACGCCACCGAAACCCGGCCCGGGACCGACCCCGACCGGGCCAGCTTCACCATCGCCCTGCACACCGCCCGGGAACAACTCACCAACGCCGCCGACGTCCTGCCCGAGAACACCGACCTCACCGGCGCTATCGGCCGCGCCGTCCTCGCTGAACTCCTCCCACCACGCCGAGCACGCACCAGCACCCGCCGCGTCAAATCACCACTGTCCCGCTACGCCAAACACCCACCCGGCAGACCCACCACCAACCAGAAGATCACCAACCTCGCCATCACCATCCACGACGACACCACCGAACCACTCCCACCACCCACACCATCCCCACCCCGCAAACCCCGCAAACCCCGCTTGACAGCAGCCGCAACGCCCTAA
- a CDS encoding DeoR family transcriptional regulator gives MGDHAAVRRLPPRRWRILSFLAQHGSTSTLDVALVCDVSRLTAHRDLAWLYEAGLVRRRRSEEDRTHTWWYEVTAEGVEVLRRDRTASGRSVPLQLGRRRPSLADALLFLPLLEVSRRNPGRCELFQWLATMETSAWLRQHDLAHLRADGYGVWLEDGRCLRFLVHVDSGPVGDAVAEREKRSSGLGGLLAGYRRIDPAVPVGAVLVIAQDAEREEQLLADLGREPLRARIAVTAREMLYRHWSNEQVWRLPEGSNARRLTDLTVDRSP, from the coding sequence ATGGGTGACCACGCGGCCGTGCGGCGGTTGCCGCCACGGCGGTGGCGGATCCTGTCGTTCCTGGCGCAGCACGGTTCGACGTCGACGCTCGACGTGGCGCTGGTCTGTGACGTGTCGAGGCTGACGGCCCATCGGGACCTGGCCTGGCTGTACGAGGCGGGGCTGGTACGTCGTAGGCGCTCCGAGGAGGACCGCACGCACACCTGGTGGTACGAGGTCACGGCCGAGGGGGTCGAGGTGCTCCGCCGCGACCGGACGGCGTCGGGGCGGTCGGTGCCTCTGCAACTGGGCCGGCGGCGTCCGAGCCTGGCGGATGCGCTGCTGTTTCTGCCGTTGCTCGAGGTGTCACGGCGGAACCCGGGGCGGTGTGAGCTGTTCCAGTGGCTGGCGACCATGGAGACCTCGGCGTGGCTGCGCCAGCACGACCTGGCGCACCTGCGGGCCGACGGCTACGGAGTCTGGCTGGAGGACGGGCGGTGCCTACGGTTCCTGGTGCACGTCGATTCGGGACCGGTTGGCGATGCTGTCGCAGAGCGTGAGAAGCGGTCGTCGGGACTTGGTGGGCTGCTGGCCGGGTACCGGCGTATCGACCCGGCGGTTCCGGTAGGAGCGGTCTTGGTCATCGCTCAGGACGCCGAGCGTGAAGAGCAACTGCTGGCGGACCTGGGCCGTGAGCCGCTACGAGCGCGGATCGCTGTGACGGCGAGAGAGATGTTGTATCGGCATTGGTCCAATGAGCAGGTGTGGAGGCTGCCCGAGGGCAGCAACGCCAGGCGGCTGACGGACCTAACGGTGGACCGGTCACCGTGA